In Xyrauchen texanus isolate HMW12.3.18 chromosome 23, RBS_HiC_50CHRs, whole genome shotgun sequence, a genomic segment contains:
- the LOC127663101 gene encoding NF-kappa-B-repressing factor-like isoform X1, translating into MSLVCNVDIYRQQYENEKQWSARRQFIVKHIEEYEDNALDKLLALSMVWVNHIFMGCRYGPQIMHKALEMAEGIDIGEMPSYELVPSAEAKKRPNSSDGSVKTLRNMPMSKLGSRPRFEPVHFVSGGNSNSGVGGTDEKENEEERRRSEMNDLRPDHQPYNGSCGNGPSSSSGSSEIRRFVYNDWPKQRGKDTTSSTSGLGYGSRGPTGNFMGTVQQEYTARYEAHTARQSDSFSQADGFDGSGSTGRSGGWDAGLGFGHQDRPTSSKVFTRLYDGPSRSGSGLLPTPSLPTSLLPKRDEEKQRLITRVASAVAVTLQDPAFMSGPDTPNYNFILSRSIQACKTNPEYIYVNLRDIPPSDLPNNRKVLSDGYACELRCQSVYLATGYSGSKNGARDRASEQAVKLFMRPVEVRVLQRQYKRNCVNDLVVCQVNAPAPNLPPPLRNPEDKQPPCTKGQYEPDRSKHWTEFVIMENAHDAICILNNSAAFNRMKVDYTFHTVPNSCLWLCSVYLQGELVAQARGSKKSSKHSAAEEAVRKLRMNQAARQQQQHLNEGNNNSDKPSSCISQHSGRKAHFSQLVILENSDNSICIINDTAQFNKVSADYKFTVLPDHRWRCEVYLDGQYVAAGIGPKKTVKHIAAEEALATLRRTQAVVKSNLRKDCSVDAISRNQIISRSGEESMRQEIKEDNIGNQLLRKMGWTGGGLGREGEGIAEPIMVKEQFTREGFGMDMDRNGNQLTKRDIEDIIQNYASSDRQDDLRFSTELNNEERRQIHQIAQRYGLRSKSYGQGKQRFLVVSRRVQKDQLIGQLLQEGQVGRYELVKPQVSH; encoded by the exons ATGAGTTTAGTGTGTAATGTCGATATTTACCGTCAGCAATACGAGAATGAAAAGCAGTGGTCCGCTAGACGTCAGTTCATAGTTAAGCATATCGAAGAGTATGAGGACAATGCTCTTGATAAGCTTCTGGCTCTTTCGATGGTGTGGGTTAACCACATTTTCATGGGATGCAG ATATGGccctcaaataatgcacaaggcGCTTGAGATGGCAGAAGGGATTGATATTGGCGAAATGCCCTCCTATGAACTAGTACCAAGCGCTGAAGCAAAAAAGAGGCCAAATTCATCTGATGGAA GTGTGAAGACATTGAGGAATATGCCAATGTCAAAATTAGGTTCCAGACCTCGCTTTGAGCCAGTACACTTTGTGAGTGGCGGGAACAGCAACAGTGGAGTAGGAGGAACTGACGAAAAAGAAAATGAGGAGGAGCGCAGGAGGAGTGAGATGAATGATTTAAGACCAGATCATCAGCCATATAATGGTAGCTGTGGTAATGGCCCCTCTTCCTCCTCTGGCTCTTCTGAGATTAGGAGGTTTGTTTACAATGATTGGCCTAAGCAAAGAGGCAAGGACACTACCTCCAGCACAAGTGGGCTAGGCTATGGCAGCAGAGGGCCCACCGGAAACTTCATGGGAACAGTGCAGCAGGAGTACACTGCTAGATATGAGGCACACACTGCCAGACAGTCGGACTCATTCTCACAAGCAGATGGTTTTGATGGATCCGGCAGCACTGGAAGGTCTGGAGGCTGGGATGCTGGACTGGGATTTGGGCATCAGGATAGACCAACTTCAAGCAAGGTTTTCACCAGGCTATATGATGGTCCAAGCAGGAGTGGTTCTGGTCTTCTTCCTACACCCTCACTGCCAACCTCTTTACTTCCAAAGAGAGATGAGGAAAAACAGAGGCTGATTACCAGAGTAGCATCAGCTGTCGCGGTCACACTCCAAGATCCTGCCTTCATGAGTGGACCTGATACACCAAATTACAATTTCATACTCAGCCGCAGCATTCAGGCCTGTAAAACAAACCCTgagtatatatatgtaaatttaaGAGATATTCCACCCTCTGACCTACCGAACAACAGGAAGGTACTCTCCGATGGATATGCATGCGAACTGAGGTGTCAGTCTGTATACCTTGCCACGGGGTACTCCGGCAGCAAAAATGGCGCCAGAGACCGTGCATCAGAACAGGCTGTCAAGCTTTTCATGAGGCCAGTGGAGGTTCGTGTTTTGCAACGGCAGTATAAGCGCAATTGCGTCAACGATTTGGTGGTGTGCCAGGTTAATGCTCCAGCCCCAAACCTCCCCCCACCACTTCGTAACCCGGAGGACAAGCAGCCCCCCTGCACCAAGGGCCAATATGAGCCTGACAGAAGCAAACACTGGACAGAATTTGTTATCATGGAAAATGCACACGATGCCATCTGCATACTTAACAACTCTGCTGCGTTCAACCGAATGAAAGTTGATTACACTTTTCACACGGTTCCCAACAGCTGTTTATGGCTGTGTAGTGTGTACTTGCAAGGTGAGCTAGTGGCACAAGCCAGAGGGAGTAAAAAGAGCTCAAAACATTCTGCTGCAGAGGAGGCAGTAAGGAAGTTGCGAATGAATCAGGCTGCTCGCCAGCAACAGCAGCATTTGAATGAAGGCAACAACAATTCAGATAAGCCCAGCAGCTGCATTAGCCAGCATAGTGGTAGGAAAGCGCATTTTAGTCAACTGGTTATCCTTGAAAACTCTGATAATTCCATCTGCATAATAAATGACACTGCCCAATTTAACAAGGTATCTGCTGACTACAAATTTACAGTTCTGCCAGACCATCGCTGGAGGTGTGAAGTTTACCTAGATGGTCAATATGTGGCTGCAGGCATTGGACCCAAAAAGACTGTTAAGCATATTGCAGCAGAGGAAGCCCTGGCCACACTTCGACGAACACAGGCAGTGGTGAAGTCCAACCTCAGAAAGGATTGTAGCGTGGATGCAATTTCCAGAAATCAAATTATATCTCGTTCCGGTGAGGAGTCCATGCGACAGGAGATCAAGGAGGACAACATAGGCAATCAGCTACTCCGTAAGATGGGCTGGACGGGTGGTGGTTTGGGGAGAGAGGGGGAGGGCATTGCTGAGCCTATCATGGTAAAAGAGCAGTTTACCAGGGAAGGATTTGGTATGGATATGGACAGGAATGGCAACCAGCTCACAAAGCGTGACATTGAGGACATAATTCAGAATTATGCCAGTTCCGATCGCCAAGATGATCTACGCTTCTCAACTGAGCTCAACAATGAAGAGCGCAGGCAGATCCATCAGATAGCCCAAAGGTACGGGCTGCGGAGCAAATCTTACGGACAGGGCAAGCAACGCTTTCTTGTGGTTAGCCGCAGAGTTCAGAAGGACCAGCTAATTGGTCAGCTTTTGCAGGAAGGGCAGGTAGGACGATATGAACTGGTGAAACCTCAGGTCTCACACTGA
- the LOC127663101 gene encoding NF-kappa-B-repressing factor-like isoform X2, giving the protein MRTMLLISFWLFRWCGLTTFSWDAGVKTLRNMPMSKLGSRPRFEPVHFVSGGNSNSGVGGTDEKENEEERRRSEMNDLRPDHQPYNGSCGNGPSSSSGSSEIRRFVYNDWPKQRGKDTTSSTSGLGYGSRGPTGNFMGTVQQEYTARYEAHTARQSDSFSQADGFDGSGSTGRSGGWDAGLGFGHQDRPTSSKVFTRLYDGPSRSGSGLLPTPSLPTSLLPKRDEEKQRLITRVASAVAVTLQDPAFMSGPDTPNYNFILSRSIQACKTNPEYIYVNLRDIPPSDLPNNRKVLSDGYACELRCQSVYLATGYSGSKNGARDRASEQAVKLFMRPVEVRVLQRQYKRNCVNDLVVCQVNAPAPNLPPPLRNPEDKQPPCTKGQYEPDRSKHWTEFVIMENAHDAICILNNSAAFNRMKVDYTFHTVPNSCLWLCSVYLQGELVAQARGSKKSSKHSAAEEAVRKLRMNQAARQQQQHLNEGNNNSDKPSSCISQHSGRKAHFSQLVILENSDNSICIINDTAQFNKVSADYKFTVLPDHRWRCEVYLDGQYVAAGIGPKKTVKHIAAEEALATLRRTQAVVKSNLRKDCSVDAISRNQIISRSGEESMRQEIKEDNIGNQLLRKMGWTGGGLGREGEGIAEPIMVKEQFTREGFGMDMDRNGNQLTKRDIEDIIQNYASSDRQDDLRFSTELNNEERRQIHQIAQRYGLRSKSYGQGKQRFLVVSRRVQKDQLIGQLLQEGQVGRYELVKPQVSH; this is encoded by the exons ATGAGGACAATGCTCTTGATAAGCTTCTGGCTCTTTCGATGGTGTGGGTTAACCACATTTTCATGGGATGCAG GTGTGAAGACATTGAGGAATATGCCAATGTCAAAATTAGGTTCCAGACCTCGCTTTGAGCCAGTACACTTTGTGAGTGGCGGGAACAGCAACAGTGGAGTAGGAGGAACTGACGAAAAAGAAAATGAGGAGGAGCGCAGGAGGAGTGAGATGAATGATTTAAGACCAGATCATCAGCCATATAATGGTAGCTGTGGTAATGGCCCCTCTTCCTCCTCTGGCTCTTCTGAGATTAGGAGGTTTGTTTACAATGATTGGCCTAAGCAAAGAGGCAAGGACACTACCTCCAGCACAAGTGGGCTAGGCTATGGCAGCAGAGGGCCCACCGGAAACTTCATGGGAACAGTGCAGCAGGAGTACACTGCTAGATATGAGGCACACACTGCCAGACAGTCGGACTCATTCTCACAAGCAGATGGTTTTGATGGATCCGGCAGCACTGGAAGGTCTGGAGGCTGGGATGCTGGACTGGGATTTGGGCATCAGGATAGACCAACTTCAAGCAAGGTTTTCACCAGGCTATATGATGGTCCAAGCAGGAGTGGTTCTGGTCTTCTTCCTACACCCTCACTGCCAACCTCTTTACTTCCAAAGAGAGATGAGGAAAAACAGAGGCTGATTACCAGAGTAGCATCAGCTGTCGCGGTCACACTCCAAGATCCTGCCTTCATGAGTGGACCTGATACACCAAATTACAATTTCATACTCAGCCGCAGCATTCAGGCCTGTAAAACAAACCCTgagtatatatatgtaaatttaaGAGATATTCCACCCTCTGACCTACCGAACAACAGGAAGGTACTCTCCGATGGATATGCATGCGAACTGAGGTGTCAGTCTGTATACCTTGCCACGGGGTACTCCGGCAGCAAAAATGGCGCCAGAGACCGTGCATCAGAACAGGCTGTCAAGCTTTTCATGAGGCCAGTGGAGGTTCGTGTTTTGCAACGGCAGTATAAGCGCAATTGCGTCAACGATTTGGTGGTGTGCCAGGTTAATGCTCCAGCCCCAAACCTCCCCCCACCACTTCGTAACCCGGAGGACAAGCAGCCCCCCTGCACCAAGGGCCAATATGAGCCTGACAGAAGCAAACACTGGACAGAATTTGTTATCATGGAAAATGCACACGATGCCATCTGCATACTTAACAACTCTGCTGCGTTCAACCGAATGAAAGTTGATTACACTTTTCACACGGTTCCCAACAGCTGTTTATGGCTGTGTAGTGTGTACTTGCAAGGTGAGCTAGTGGCACAAGCCAGAGGGAGTAAAAAGAGCTCAAAACATTCTGCTGCAGAGGAGGCAGTAAGGAAGTTGCGAATGAATCAGGCTGCTCGCCAGCAACAGCAGCATTTGAATGAAGGCAACAACAATTCAGATAAGCCCAGCAGCTGCATTAGCCAGCATAGTGGTAGGAAAGCGCATTTTAGTCAACTGGTTATCCTTGAAAACTCTGATAATTCCATCTGCATAATAAATGACACTGCCCAATTTAACAAGGTATCTGCTGACTACAAATTTACAGTTCTGCCAGACCATCGCTGGAGGTGTGAAGTTTACCTAGATGGTCAATATGTGGCTGCAGGCATTGGACCCAAAAAGACTGTTAAGCATATTGCAGCAGAGGAAGCCCTGGCCACACTTCGACGAACACAGGCAGTGGTGAAGTCCAACCTCAGAAAGGATTGTAGCGTGGATGCAATTTCCAGAAATCAAATTATATCTCGTTCCGGTGAGGAGTCCATGCGACAGGAGATCAAGGAGGACAACATAGGCAATCAGCTACTCCGTAAGATGGGCTGGACGGGTGGTGGTTTGGGGAGAGAGGGGGAGGGCATTGCTGAGCCTATCATGGTAAAAGAGCAGTTTACCAGGGAAGGATTTGGTATGGATATGGACAGGAATGGCAACCAGCTCACAAAGCGTGACATTGAGGACATAATTCAGAATTATGCCAGTTCCGATCGCCAAGATGATCTACGCTTCTCAACTGAGCTCAACAATGAAGAGCGCAGGCAGATCCATCAGATAGCCCAAAGGTACGGGCTGCGGAGCAAATCTTACGGACAGGGCAAGCAACGCTTTCTTGTGGTTAGCCGCAGAGTTCAGAAGGACCAGCTAATTGGTCAGCTTTTGCAGGAAGGGCAGGTAGGACGATATGAACTGGTGAAACCTCAGGTCTCACACTGA